In the Streptomyces sp. FXJ1.172 genome, one interval contains:
- a CDS encoding AAA family ATPase, producing the protein MPLAVLLAGLTGSGKTTVAQALAGRGYLRLSVDEEVHRIHGRYGVDYPEHTYFERERPVVEATRDRFIKEIEAGNDVVLDHGLWRRAERDAWRQTAREAGGLPVVVYLPADRDELLRRLTERNAREDANALTVTPEALDDFFARFDAPADDEDVIVYTGDLDMLVTALTEARR; encoded by the coding sequence GTGCCCCTCGCCGTACTCCTGGCCGGCCTCACCGGCTCCGGGAAGACCACCGTCGCCCAGGCCCTGGCCGGCCGCGGCTACCTCCGGCTGTCCGTGGACGAGGAGGTCCACCGCATCCATGGCCGGTACGGGGTGGACTACCCCGAGCACACCTACTTCGAGCGGGAACGGCCCGTGGTCGAAGCGACCCGGGACCGGTTCATCAAGGAGATCGAGGCCGGGAACGACGTCGTCCTGGACCACGGCCTGTGGCGCCGTGCCGAGCGCGACGCCTGGCGGCAGACCGCCCGCGAAGCGGGCGGCCTGCCCGTTGTGGTCTACCTCCCCGCCGACCGCGACGAGCTGCTGCGGCGCCTGACCGAGCGCAACGCACGCGAGGACGCCAACGCGCTGACCGTCACCCCCGAGGCCCTGGACGACTTCTTCGCCCGCTTCGACGCCCCGGCCGACGACGAGGACGTGATCGTCTACACCGGCGACCTGGACATGCTGGTGACGGCACTCACCGAGGCCCGGCGGTAG
- a CDS encoding glycosyltransferase family 2 protein, with product MLSTPPALIAVVGPVEPPLLAAWARHYRWLGVERFLIAFHFPDHVPDRQRHELQAACRELGIIPTGTSTGPWHEHTNTQLRDALRHRAGPGWHLLADADEFQQYPTPLNEVIAQAEKSGSPVVGGLMLDRVAASGRLSGWQSGGGLDLAYPLGGHLTHRLLHGDPRKIVLARHDVTVSSGNHRSPGHRPDADRICAVHHFKWRSGVLDDLRRRVQHFTTGTWQEHTPAVRDEAGRLLAHVGQHGGVINTSDPRFAFRRVSLDRMPFSWPTEARSIFTTWRPHAHSGQD from the coding sequence ATGCTGAGCACGCCTCCCGCGCTGATCGCCGTCGTCGGCCCCGTCGAGCCGCCTCTGCTGGCCGCCTGGGCCCGCCACTACCGGTGGCTGGGCGTCGAACGGTTCCTGATCGCCTTCCACTTCCCCGACCACGTACCCGACCGGCAACGGCACGAACTCCAGGCTGCATGCCGGGAGCTGGGCATCATCCCCACCGGCACCAGCACCGGCCCGTGGCACGAGCACACCAACACCCAGCTCCGCGACGCCCTGCGGCACCGGGCCGGTCCCGGCTGGCACCTGCTGGCCGACGCCGACGAGTTCCAGCAGTACCCCACCCCGCTGAACGAGGTGATCGCCCAGGCCGAGAAGTCCGGAAGCCCGGTGGTCGGCGGTCTGATGCTCGACCGCGTCGCCGCCAGCGGACGCCTGAGCGGCTGGCAGTCCGGAGGCGGACTCGATCTCGCCTATCCCCTCGGCGGCCACCTCACACACCGGCTCCTGCACGGCGACCCGAGGAAGATCGTCCTCGCTCGCCACGACGTCACCGTCTCCTCCGGCAACCACCGCTCTCCGGGCCACCGGCCCGACGCGGACCGCATCTGCGCGGTTCACCATTTCAAGTGGCGCTCGGGCGTCCTGGACGACCTGCGCCGCCGGGTCCAGCACTTCACCACCGGCACCTGGCAGGAACACACACCGGCCGTCCGTGACGAGGCCGGACGCCTGTTGGCCCACGTCGGCCAGCACGGCGGCGTGATCAACACCAGCGATCCGCGGTTCGCCTTCCGACGGGTGAGCCTGGACCGGATGCCCTTCAGCTGGCCGACGGAGGCCCGCAGCATCTTCACCACCTGGCGTCCGCACGCCCACAGCGGCCAGGATTGA
- a CDS encoding glycosyltransferase, with product MRGPLVLIEPYANRLGGHHQRTLVALAQARPGSLVIAPHGIVSDAARALREADARLVTAPAGPVSTMLLALSRLAAGLSSACQRVFCSRRWPRRLRRVPHQITLIARCLAEASALRSGRRLESGADAVVILTASEALHGAAALLGGQPHLRFVHEAVTSEDAVVRLLGRLARRGEQRVVAVYPTQAVGDQFATVFADLPAVVGPFAVDDGRRLSDAERDGGRAAFDIPAAEAVVCLVGGWWPYKDITVVDAALDRLKEPLHLVVVGSPLDEAVLERWRSLSDLRVHTVPGPVSESVLRLVYAAADAALVTRRPGTGKESGLVMDAARLGVPLIVSEHDDALTTRLHGQPWALTFPAGDPDALADALHTVIRQPPEHPGAQAPGLLGMRTAAEQADCLTRTFAPLRTKES from the coding sequence ATGAGGGGCCCGCTGGTGCTCATCGAGCCGTACGCGAACCGCCTGGGCGGGCACCACCAGCGCACGCTGGTGGCCCTGGCCCAGGCCCGACCCGGCAGCCTCGTCATCGCCCCCCACGGGATCGTCTCCGACGCGGCACGTGCCCTGCGCGAGGCGGACGCCCGGCTGGTCACCGCACCGGCCGGGCCGGTATCAACCATGCTGTTGGCCCTCTCCCGGCTGGCAGCGGGACTTTCCTCGGCCTGTCAGCGTGTTTTCTGCTCGCGCCGCTGGCCCCGCCGCCTGCGGAGGGTGCCGCATCAGATCACCCTGATCGCCCGCTGCCTGGCCGAGGCGTCCGCCCTGCGGTCTGGCCGCCGGTTGGAGTCCGGCGCCGACGCGGTGGTGATCCTGACCGCGAGCGAGGCCCTGCACGGGGCCGCAGCCCTCCTCGGTGGTCAGCCGCACCTGCGGTTCGTCCACGAGGCGGTCACCAGTGAGGACGCCGTCGTGCGGCTGCTGGGTCGGCTCGCCCGCCGGGGCGAGCAACGGGTGGTTGCCGTGTACCCGACGCAGGCCGTCGGCGATCAATTCGCCACGGTCTTCGCCGACCTGCCCGCGGTGGTGGGTCCCTTCGCGGTCGACGACGGCCGCCGCCTGAGCGACGCCGAACGTGACGGAGGCCGGGCCGCGTTCGACATCCCCGCCGCCGAGGCCGTGGTCTGCCTGGTCGGCGGCTGGTGGCCCTACAAGGACATCACCGTCGTCGACGCCGCCTTGGACCGGCTCAAGGAGCCCCTGCACCTGGTGGTCGTCGGCTCCCCGCTCGACGAGGCTGTCCTTGAGCGGTGGCGGTCCCTGTCCGACCTGCGGGTGCACACCGTGCCCGGCCCGGTCAGCGAGTCGGTGCTGCGGCTCGTGTACGCCGCCGCCGACGCAGCCCTCGTCACCCGCCGCCCCGGGACCGGCAAGGAATCCGGACTCGTCATGGACGCCGCCCGCCTCGGCGTCCCCCTGATCGTCTCCGAACACGACGACGCCCTCACCACCCGCCTGCACGGCCAACCCTGGGCCCTGACGTTCCCCGCCGGCGACCCGGACGCCCTCGCAGACGCCCTGCACACCGTCATCCGCCAGCCGCCCGAGCACCCCGGCGCCCAGGCCCCGGGACTGCTCGGGATGCGGACGGCCGCCGAGCAGGCCGACTGCCTCACCCGCACCTTCGCCCCCTTGCGCACGAAGGAGTCCTGA
- a CDS encoding glycosyltransferase, which yields MRVLYLLNISNPDRLSADSGWIFADLLAPSLADAGAEVTVAAPAAAGDARCGFHRTKVPGTKYRARFSADIDELVALIGAEKPDVVVANQIEEAPAVRTALLEAGSDALLAGYCHYLPFSFAGGGQMLLDPSLDDAGLGRPVLLAFAAGLAACDRVMVHSSTAASWVSAAAARVTVDLGDRLRVVPAPRDERLVRDPATTRPATGTAIGVYNHRLYAHYGTEQFVDLARGLSASGAVRLRVMDLFGQRRAERKGLDDSPERMREKLAALPHVQIVSDRGDRVRYKNLLAGARFGIAPFRPGCPWSMSVIDCQGMGLPVISPRLGWLAEHIDPELCFTTPAEAVGLAERLATDDEFHAVHAKRAHASTADFTPALVAARYMEAIS from the coding sequence ATGCGCGTGCTGTACCTGCTCAACATCTCCAACCCCGACCGTTTGTCGGCGGATTCGGGGTGGATCTTCGCGGACCTGCTAGCCCCGTCCCTGGCCGACGCCGGGGCGGAAGTGACCGTCGCGGCCCCGGCTGCGGCCGGGGATGCCCGCTGCGGTTTCCACCGGACGAAGGTGCCCGGGACGAAGTACCGGGCTCGGTTCTCGGCGGACATCGACGAGTTGGTGGCCCTGATCGGTGCGGAGAAGCCGGATGTGGTGGTGGCCAACCAGATCGAGGAGGCCCCGGCCGTTCGCACGGCTCTGCTGGAGGCCGGCTCGGATGCGCTGCTGGCCGGGTACTGCCACTACCTGCCGTTCTCGTTCGCGGGTGGCGGGCAGATGCTGCTCGACCCGTCGCTGGACGACGCGGGGCTCGGGCGGCCGGTGCTGCTGGCGTTCGCCGCGGGCCTGGCCGCGTGCGACCGGGTGATGGTTCACTCCTCCACGGCCGCCTCGTGGGTGTCGGCCGCCGCCGCCCGGGTGACGGTGGATCTGGGCGACCGGCTGCGGGTGGTGCCCGCACCGCGTGACGAGCGTCTGGTCCGCGACCCCGCCACGACCCGGCCCGCGACCGGCACGGCGATCGGGGTCTACAACCACCGGCTGTACGCGCACTACGGCACCGAGCAGTTCGTGGATCTGGCCCGCGGGCTCAGCGCTTCCGGCGCTGTGCGGCTGCGGGTGATGGACCTGTTCGGGCAGCGCCGGGCCGAGCGCAAGGGTCTGGACGACAGCCCCGAGAGGATGCGCGAGAAGCTCGCCGCGCTGCCGCACGTACAGATCGTCTCCGACCGGGGCGACCGCGTCCGCTACAAGAACTTGCTGGCCGGCGCCCGCTTCGGCATCGCCCCGTTCCGGCCCGGCTGCCCGTGGTCGATGAGCGTCATCGACTGCCAGGGCATGGGCCTGCCGGTCATCTCGCCCCGCCTGGGCTGGCTCGCCGAACACATCGATCCCGAGCTGTGCTTCACCACCCCGGCCGAAGCCGTCGGCCTGGCCGAACGCCTCGCCACGGACGACGAGTTCCACGCCGTCCACGCCAAGCGGGCACACGCCTCCACCGCCGACTTCACCCCTGCCCTGGTCGCCGCCCGCTACATGGAGGCGATCTCGTGA
- a CDS encoding restriction endonuclease, with the protein MIIDRNASVVPPRFTDKRLRKAMGTCIARADHEDLLASFLWVHEGQIARDIHGFLERHRDRVQRERDHAEQRGEGEFSDPPLDEDYVNVAWDTEVQLDKELVLAQAACDESTKQQQTMREDYGDAAKIRERYTRGAEPTPSPLEDLIKIWDACIDASIRVNNILAEDRHRTHAIARDEARMLAYRTSSCSLTLKDIRAMHHAQFEHTVAELARRDGYTIKRAHGGAGDLGADVIAIAPDGRTRVVIQCKHTRRGATVGSPALQRLNGTARQVHFANVVVAITNGYYSGPAKKFARSQGITLLGPPHLEEWATWGVPLSKILEDLR; encoded by the coding sequence GTGATCATTGACCGAAACGCCTCCGTCGTCCCCCCTCGCTTCACCGACAAACGCCTGCGCAAGGCCATGGGCACGTGCATAGCCCGCGCCGACCACGAGGACCTTCTGGCTTCCTTCCTCTGGGTCCATGAAGGGCAGATAGCCCGCGACATCCACGGGTTCCTCGAACGCCACAGGGACCGGGTCCAGCGCGAACGTGACCATGCCGAACAACGAGGGGAAGGCGAATTCTCCGATCCGCCGCTGGACGAGGACTACGTCAACGTCGCCTGGGACACCGAGGTGCAGCTGGACAAGGAACTCGTGTTGGCGCAAGCGGCCTGCGACGAGTCCACCAAACAACAGCAGACCATGCGGGAGGACTACGGCGACGCCGCGAAGATACGCGAGCGGTACACCCGTGGCGCGGAGCCCACGCCGTCCCCGCTGGAAGACCTGATCAAGATCTGGGATGCGTGCATCGACGCGAGCATCCGCGTAAACAACATCCTTGCCGAGGACCGACATCGGACCCACGCGATCGCACGGGACGAGGCCCGGATGCTGGCGTACCGCACCAGCTCATGCAGCCTCACTCTGAAGGACATCCGCGCGATGCATCACGCTCAGTTCGAGCACACCGTCGCCGAACTGGCTCGCCGGGACGGCTATACGATCAAGCGGGCACACGGGGGCGCCGGCGATCTGGGCGCCGACGTCATCGCGATTGCCCCGGATGGCAGGACCCGGGTCGTCATCCAGTGCAAACACACCCGCAGAGGCGCAACGGTCGGGTCGCCCGCCCTTCAGCGGCTCAACGGCACGGCCCGGCAAGTCCACTTCGCCAACGTGGTCGTCGCGATCACCAACGGCTACTACTCCGGGCCAGCGAAGAAGTTCGCCCGCTCCCAGGGCATCACCCTCCTCGGCCCGCCCCATCTGGAAGAATGGGCCACCTGGGGCGTGCCGCTGTCCAAGATCCTTGAGGACCTGCGCTGA
- a CDS encoding conjugal transfer protein, whose translation MSPGKQASQTEAAAPMAAGARLEAMRRRVRLSRVAVWTVIAAGPIALCVAVASTPTTVAAAPATKPTAVRTATAATDPGGYAQVFVGAWLRSDANDETSAQARLAQSMAPNVELPAPAADARSAPQSVTAVRSAQRAGGAWSVTVAAQYANGSVRYYTVPVACDSTGSSFTVTGAPGVVAGPARAEVAKSSYAVTVPEGDLSSAVGEFLTAYLTGAGEVDRYLAPGVNLTAVSPAPYTAVAVQQVSSIEEAAAAEQVPADGTKVRVRASVEARDATGRWPLAYELTLKARSGRWEVAALESGTAQDGGAR comes from the coding sequence ATGTCCCCTGGCAAGCAGGCCTCACAGACCGAGGCCGCTGCTCCGATGGCGGCCGGCGCCCGACTGGAGGCGATGCGCCGCCGCGTACGCCTCTCACGCGTGGCGGTCTGGACCGTCATCGCGGCAGGCCCTATCGCCCTGTGCGTCGCCGTCGCCTCCACCCCGACCACGGTCGCGGCGGCCCCCGCGACCAAGCCCACCGCCGTGCGTACCGCGACGGCCGCCACGGACCCGGGCGGCTATGCGCAGGTGTTCGTCGGCGCGTGGCTGCGCAGCGACGCGAACGACGAGACGAGTGCGCAGGCGCGGCTTGCGCAGTCGATGGCGCCGAACGTCGAGCTGCCCGCCCCGGCCGCCGATGCGCGATCGGCGCCTCAGTCCGTGACGGCGGTGCGCAGTGCGCAGCGCGCGGGCGGCGCATGGTCGGTGACGGTGGCTGCGCAGTACGCCAACGGATCGGTGCGGTACTACACGGTGCCGGTGGCCTGCGACAGCACGGGCTCCTCGTTCACGGTGACCGGTGCGCCCGGAGTGGTGGCCGGCCCGGCCCGGGCCGAGGTGGCGAAGTCGTCGTATGCCGTGACCGTTCCGGAGGGTGATCTGTCGTCCGCGGTCGGAGAGTTCCTCACCGCCTATCTGACCGGTGCCGGCGAGGTCGACCGCTACCTCGCGCCCGGTGTGAACCTCACCGCCGTCTCCCCCGCCCCCTACACGGCGGTCGCCGTCCAGCAGGTGTCGTCCATCGAGGAGGCCGCGGCCGCCGAGCAGGTGCCGGCGGACGGCACGAAGGTGCGGGTCCGCGCCTCGGTGGAAGCCCGGGACGCCACCGGTCGGTGGCCGCTGGCGTACGAGCTCACGCTCAAGGCCCGCTCGGGCCGGTGGGAAGTCGCCGCGCTTGAGTCCGGGACTGCCCAGGACGGGGGTGCCCGATGA
- a CDS encoding ATP-binding protein has translation MRVPIRHIAGHLVWSTQGSVWAVYRLHPGPDAQGRREETVQGTYVPAAVRDEQLARITHLVRSLSGAPRLYGMCAQVDPGEVTLRMIEGIEPAEQAPGAGRHPWVENVEATLDLLDDQEMHRRTLWLAVPLQTETGGLQVSASLGAAWAEVAPMLGMRPAPVARREVSAYREQASRVEAALAGGIAFRPARPAEIVWMIQHALHRGLAEPLLAQAETSEMYGGQLRDSVLRSPSYADLGQVRLQEGGIDPELDDVNELKSAGRITRSGRKAWWRVNTGSPLGRRWLQVESDTGVGYQAQLALAECPPAVSQDAADLFAQLETLDFPVDYTVDLTLVPAEKARDQVRRKKNELIDQADQYDARPTGMPASLTEAARDLGELDARLSRTSVEVEVQSVTVLTVWGPTAAVCDARARALAALLAGADYRAVRPAGLQEALFTLGLPGTVRPGVVREFTQHQVSEDWALGGAFTAAEVGDPNGMFLGIDLDCGTTRPVMINVADAPKVDASASMGIVGDLGAGKSVLQKLIAEAVWARGGCAICIDRTPVREWATFARTAAKGRVQIIDAAQAEVSIDPLRMFDGPEGRHYALSYLTLQLGIGPMSTNGEVLHHAVEQAALSDAPSMHRVLEVLEEMATREAGKRQDAAATLAGLIRVVATNSLAAMVFDPTLPPVRLDASSTSDMIVITTTGLKLPPKAAFDKPEVLHQQPLEALIGRAVLYLIAAIARQTAFEDPERFTAVVLDELYWLTSSAEGTALVHEILHDGRKHGAGLLGASHDALELGPDRGLMAYRALARTADRERARRGLEFVGLDPGDGELLRLVTTGLSPVGQKGREGEFLLTCPRQNTGRVKAVIPRIPRIASSITTTPGGRTSAGSQTTSAPIAGEAVDARPKEYSR, from the coding sequence GTGAGGGTTCCGATCCGTCACATCGCCGGGCACTTGGTGTGGTCGACGCAGGGCAGCGTGTGGGCCGTCTACCGCCTTCACCCGGGTCCGGACGCGCAGGGACGTCGCGAGGAGACCGTCCAGGGCACCTACGTGCCCGCCGCCGTCCGCGACGAACAGCTCGCCAGGATCACGCATTTGGTGCGCTCGCTGTCCGGGGCCCCGCGCCTGTACGGCATGTGCGCCCAGGTCGACCCGGGCGAGGTGACCCTGCGGATGATCGAGGGCATCGAGCCGGCCGAGCAGGCACCCGGTGCGGGCCGGCACCCGTGGGTGGAGAACGTCGAGGCCACCCTCGATCTCCTTGACGACCAGGAGATGCACCGGCGCACCCTGTGGCTGGCCGTGCCCCTGCAGACCGAGACCGGGGGCCTTCAGGTGTCGGCGTCGCTCGGCGCGGCGTGGGCCGAGGTCGCGCCGATGCTGGGCATGCGGCCAGCGCCGGTGGCCCGGCGCGAGGTGAGCGCCTACCGCGAGCAGGCCTCGCGAGTGGAGGCCGCGCTCGCCGGTGGCATCGCTTTCCGCCCGGCCCGTCCGGCGGAGATCGTGTGGATGATCCAGCACGCCCTGCACCGCGGCCTCGCGGAGCCGCTGCTGGCCCAGGCCGAGACCAGCGAGATGTACGGCGGGCAGCTCCGTGACAGTGTGCTGCGCTCCCCCAGTTATGCCGACCTCGGCCAGGTGCGCCTGCAGGAAGGTGGCATCGACCCCGAACTCGACGACGTCAACGAGCTCAAGAGCGCGGGCCGGATCACGCGGTCGGGTCGCAAGGCCTGGTGGCGAGTGAACACCGGCTCGCCGCTGGGGCGGCGCTGGCTGCAGGTGGAGTCCGACACCGGGGTGGGCTACCAGGCGCAGTTGGCGCTGGCCGAGTGCCCGCCTGCGGTCAGCCAGGACGCCGCCGATCTGTTTGCCCAGCTGGAAACCCTGGACTTTCCTGTCGACTACACCGTCGACCTCACCCTCGTGCCCGCGGAGAAGGCCCGCGACCAGGTGCGGCGCAAGAAGAACGAACTCATCGACCAGGCCGACCAGTACGATGCCCGCCCGACCGGCATGCCCGCCTCGCTCACCGAGGCCGCCCGCGACCTGGGCGAGCTCGACGCCCGGCTGTCCCGCACCAGCGTGGAGGTCGAGGTGCAGTCGGTGACCGTGCTGACGGTGTGGGGGCCGACGGCGGCCGTCTGCGACGCCAGGGCCCGCGCCCTGGCCGCGCTGCTCGCAGGTGCCGACTACCGCGCGGTGCGCCCTGCCGGCCTGCAGGAGGCTTTGTTCACCCTGGGGCTGCCCGGCACCGTACGGCCAGGTGTCGTGCGGGAGTTCACTCAGCACCAGGTCTCCGAAGACTGGGCGCTGGGTGGGGCTTTCACCGCTGCGGAGGTCGGCGACCCCAATGGGATGTTTCTCGGGATCGACCTGGACTGCGGCACCACCCGCCCCGTCATGATCAACGTGGCGGATGCGCCCAAGGTCGACGCGTCCGCCTCCATGGGGATCGTCGGGGACCTCGGCGCGGGCAAGAGCGTGCTGCAGAAGCTGATCGCGGAGGCGGTGTGGGCGCGCGGCGGCTGCGCGATCTGCATCGACCGCACCCCCGTACGCGAGTGGGCCACCTTCGCCCGCACCGCGGCCAAGGGCCGCGTCCAGATCATCGACGCCGCGCAGGCCGAGGTGTCCATCGACCCGCTGCGCATGTTCGACGGCCCGGAGGGACGGCACTACGCCCTGTCCTACCTCACCCTGCAGCTCGGCATCGGCCCCATGAGCACCAACGGCGAGGTCCTCCACCACGCCGTCGAGCAAGCCGCCCTCAGCGACGCCCCCTCCATGCACCGCGTCCTTGAGGTCCTCGAGGAGATGGCCACGCGTGAGGCGGGCAAACGGCAGGACGCAGCCGCCACCCTCGCCGGCCTCATCCGCGTCGTCGCCACCAACTCCCTGGCGGCGATGGTCTTCGACCCGACGCTGCCGCCGGTACGGCTGGACGCCTCCAGCACCTCCGACATGATCGTGATCACCACGACCGGTCTGAAGCTGCCACCGAAGGCCGCGTTCGACAAGCCCGAGGTCCTGCACCAGCAGCCCCTAGAGGCGCTGATCGGCCGCGCGGTGCTCTACCTGATCGCCGCGATCGCCCGGCAGACCGCGTTCGAGGACCCCGAGCGGTTCACCGCCGTCGTCCTGGACGAGCTGTACTGGCTCACCTCGTCCGCCGAAGGCACCGCCCTGGTCCACGAAATCCTCCACGACGGCCGCAAGCACGGCGCCGGCTTGCTGGGCGCGTCCCATGACGCCCTCGAACTCGGCCCGGACCGCGGGCTGATGGCCTACCGCGCACTCGCCCGCACCGCTGATCGTGAGCGCGCCCGCCGTGGTCTGGAGTTCGTCGGACTCGACCCAGGCGACGGCGAGCTGCTGCGACTGGTAACCACCGGCCTGTCCCCAGTCGGTCAGAAGGGCCGGGAGGGCGAGTTCCTGCTGACCTGCCCACGGCAGAACACCGGCCGCGTCAAGGCCGTCATCCCGCGCATCCCGCGCATCGCCTCATCCATCACCACCACACCGGGAGGACGCACGAGCGCCGGCTCGCAGACCACATCTGCGCCCATCGCCGGTGAGGCCGTTGATGCCCGTCCGAAGGAATACAGCCGATGA